CAAAGCTTTCGTCGGTAATCAAGTCCTTCAAGAAGAAGAAGGAATCATCATTCAGACCGAGCTTTCTCATGTCGAGTTCCACCGTGCCTTCCTGGACGTTGTCCATGTCCATGTTGCATACGCAGAGGATCACGTCTTCGCCGGACTTCTTGGAATACACCATCAACTGGTCGTTGGCGCAATAGTGGAAGTCCAGGTTGTCGTATTCCTGCAGGGCGATGTGTTCCTGGCGGGCAGTGTTCACGCGGCGCACGAAGTCCTGAATGCCCGGGCCGGTCCAGTTGTGGACTTTGTACTGGTACTTTTCGCTGTCCTGCAATTCTTCCTTGATGGGGCTCGGAATATTTTCGCAGAGCTCGTAGCCGTTGTACATGCCGGTAAGGCTAGAAAGCGTGCCGGCCAAGAAGTAGCGCTGCTTGAAAGCGTTCGGGCCCTTGTAGGCGAGATACTTCGGGAAGATATCCGGAGTCGTCGGGAAGAAGATGCCGCGCATGTATTCCTTGGCATCGGACTGCGTGAGTTCCTTGAGGTACTGTTCGAATTCCCACTTGGCGCTGCGCCAGGCGAAATAGGTGTAGCTCATGTCGAAGCCCGACTTGGCCAAGCGATGCATCATCTTCGGACGGGTGAATGCTTCGGCGAGGAACACGAGTTCCGGACGCTTTTCCTTGACGTCGGCGATGAGCCATTCCCAGAACGGGAAAGGTTTGGTGTGCGGGTTATCGATACGGAAAATTTCAATGCCCTTGTCAGCCCAGAACAAGATGATGTTTTCGATTTCCTGCCACAGGGCCTTGTAGTTCTTGTTGTAGTAGTCGAAGGGGTAAATGTCTTCGTACTTCTTGGGCGGGTTTTCGGCAAACTTGATGCTGCCATCCGGTTCGTGGTAGAACCATTCCGGATGCGACTTCACATACGGATGGTCGGGGCTGCAGTTGAGTGCGATATCGAGTGCGAGGCGAAGTCCCTTCTTGCGGGCGGCCTTTGCAAAGTGTTCGAAATCCTTCATGGAACCAAGTTCGGGGTCCACGTCATAGTGGCCGCCGTTCTTGTTACCTACGGCATACGGACAACCCGGTTCCAAGGGTTTCCCCTTCTTGTCGACCTTGGCGTGCAAGGCGTTGTTGGCGCCCTTGCGGTTCGTGACACCGATCGGGTGAATCGGCACTAGGTAAACGGTATCGAAGCCGAGGCCTGCGATGTAGTCGAGCTGGTTTTCGCAGTCTTTCCAGGTGGCGCTCTTCTTCGGGTCGGTGCCCTGGCTCTTCGGCCACATTTCGTACCAAGTACCGATGCGTGCGTAAGACGGGTCCACGCGGAGCTTCATCACGGGGCTTTCGGTCGGTTCGTCCTTGGGTTCTACGGTCCAGGCGCAAATCTTGTATTCATAGTAGCCGATATTGTTGACCGTGAAGGAGCCTTCCCACTGGTCGTTATCGACAAAGTGCATGGGAGCCTTTTCCCATTTCTTCTTGGAATCGTGGCGGTAGAAGATTGCCGCATCATACTTTTCGTGGCTGTGGCGGAAAATGTCCGCGGTGAGCGTAACGGTGTCACCCGGTTCACGCTTGAGCATAAAGCGCCCACCTTCGATTTGTGGGCGAATGTTTTCTATAACGAGATTGTCTTTACGGGTAGGAATAGTTGCCATAGTAACGAAAATTTAGCAAAAAAGGCTCGCCGTGGCGAGCCTTAAAATGCGTTTTGTTTTTAGTTGATTCTTAAGACCTTGACTTCCTTAATCCAGAAGGTCCGTTCGGAACCGCCAAGGTTAAGTTCGAATCTAGCGAAGGGGTCGTTGACTTCCGGAGTGAAGGTAATTCCGACAGACTGACCCGTGGTATGCACTTCGACATGTTCCTGGAATCCGACGGTTTCGTAGGTGTTGTACGAACCGATTCGAGCCGTAATCTGTCCTTCGACATTGGACCAAATCGTAAATACGCACTGGTACTGGACGCCGGCAATCAGGGCCACGTTTTCTTGAATCAGCTGCACGCTGTAGGAATGCTTGCCGCCTGTCGTGACGTCTACCTGCATAATGCGTTCGTTGGAGCCTTTTTCGATAATCAGCGTCGTGTCGGCCCGTCCGCCGAACTGCTTCATCAAAATCCAGTCGGTGGTAAAGGGCGATGCGAAGTTGCCGTTGATGATGGTGTTCTGGCCCTTCTTGGCGGCGATACCCTTCCAGATGTCAATAACGTATTCGGAGTGTGCATCGCCTGCGACTGTGGTGTAGTCGTAGCGCAACGGCTGGAAACTAGTCACGAATCGATCGTTCATGGCGTTCCACAAAGCCGAGTTGTACTTGGAGTCGATGTGGATGACGCTGTCTTCGCCAACTTCGACTCCAGAGAAGTCGATTCCGTCGGTGAACAGCTTGACGCGGAAGATTACAGACAAGTTTGCCTTGCCACCAGCAGTATCGATCTGCGAGTAATGGTAACGCAACATCAGTGTCTGGAAGTTCGAAAGGCTGTAGACGAAGGGAACGTACTTGTTGTCGATAAGGATGCGACCGAAAATGGCCATGGTTTCGTTAGGAGTGAAACCGACGCCCATTTCCTTGAGGTAGCCTTCTTCGTTCAGGTCGATGTCCTTGAAGGGGTCTTCGATGGAGGAACCTTGAGTAAAGGAGATTTCAAGGGATTCGTCAGGGGCGTCTTCGTAAGGCCACAGCTGCAATCCGGCAACAGGATCAACGGTCAAGCTCGTGTAGTAGTAGCTTGAGAAAGAACGTAGCTGAGTCAGTACCAACGAGAAGGTATCAAGGAGAATCGGTTCGTCCTTGTCTGCACCCTTGGCGAGAGCCTTGACGTTGATGTCGGAATAATCGATAGAGAAGTCTGCAACCAGCGGAAGGGCTGGCTGCTTTTTAACGGCGGTGTCCTTGACCGTGGTATCCTTGACTGTGGTGTCCGGAGTAGAGGAAGTGTCCGTGACCGTCGTATCAGTTGTTGTCGTATCGCCTTCGGCAAGAGTCGGATTGCCGATTTCGATACCAGCCATAGACTTGTCGTTGGAACAAGCAACCAAAGACAAAAACGCGGTGGCGTATACGGCAATCGTGGCTATGGACAAAAAGAATTTCATCACACTCCTCGGGTCAAAGGGAAGAGCTGAATGTTGATTTGCACAACATCTTCTGCTTCTCCGGCTTTTGCAGAGAAATCTAGTAGTTCTTTTCGCATTAGTTGTAAATGTTTTTTCAAATTGGGGAAATCTGAGCGCTTAATTCCAAAAGTGAGCGCTGAAACGTCCCTTTCCGGGCCCGGAAGCTCCGTCAGCATGTTGGCCGAGAGCTTGAGCATCTGTAAATGGTACATCTTGACCATCAGGTCTTGCACTTCGTCGTCGGTCGTAATCAGGGGGTCGCGCTGGCGGTAACCATTGGCGGTCTTGACCAAAAGTCCCAGTTCCAAGAGCAACTGGAGCGATTCGGTGACCTGGGCGGGCGTAATGAGCCCGCGAAGACGTTTGGATATCTGGTCAGGAATGGGGCGGAAATCCTTGAGCCCTACCATCTCAAGAATTACAGAATGGTGCCATTCCTGGAAAATACGGAACTGAGCCTTGTCCATCTTGTGCAGCTTTGAACGGGGGCTTGCCTTGATGAGCTGGGCGTAGTAAATCTGCTTGTCGGCGTCGGTTTGAGCCTGATTGAAGAACACGAGGCTTTCGAAGTAAGCGGCGCGCTGGTTTTCGAGACCCAGGCCGTGAATAAGCTTGGTGACCGTATTTTTGGTGATGTTGCGCTTGCCGTCGATTGCGAGCTTTAGATGGGCATGGCTAGAAAGCCCTGCCTTCTCGGCAAAGAACCGCAAGCTGAACGCGGTCGAGGTTTTCTTTTTATACTCGTAATAATCACGCAAGAATACCCTGTAGTTCGTGTACTGCAGGATATCTGGTTCTACGAGTTTTAGCTTTTCTCCATTATCCATGCTTTAAAAAATAGAAGTCTTTGCCCCCAAAAACCATATCTATTTTAAGTTTCCCGTTTACCCGAGTAACCATTGTAACCATTAATATACATCGCGGGCGAGTAGTGAAAAACGCCTGTGATCCACAAATTTGCCGTTTATTAGCTCAAAATCGCGACAAATGCCCTCTTCCT
This genomic stretch from Fibrobacter sp. UWT2 harbors:
- a CDS encoding alpha-1,4-glucan--maltose-1-phosphate maltosyltransferase, which gives rise to MATIPTRKDNLVIENIRPQIEGGRFMLKREPGDTVTLTADIFRHSHEKYDAAIFYRHDSKKKWEKAPMHFVDNDQWEGSFTVNNIGYYEYKICAWTVEPKDEPTESPVMKLRVDPSYARIGTWYEMWPKSQGTDPKKSATWKDCENQLDYIAGLGFDTVYLVPIHPIGVTNRKGANNALHAKVDKKGKPLEPGCPYAVGNKNGGHYDVDPELGSMKDFEHFAKAARKKGLRLALDIALNCSPDHPYVKSHPEWFYHEPDGSIKFAENPPKKYEDIYPFDYYNKNYKALWQEIENIILFWADKGIEIFRIDNPHTKPFPFWEWLIADVKEKRPELVFLAEAFTRPKMMHRLAKSGFDMSYTYFAWRSAKWEFEQYLKELTQSDAKEYMRGIFFPTTPDIFPKYLAYKGPNAFKQRYFLAGTLSSLTGMYNGYELCENIPSPIKEELQDSEKYQYKVHNWTGPGIQDFVRRVNTARQEHIALQEYDNLDFHYCANDQLMVYSKKSGEDVILCVCNMDMDNVQEGTVELDMRKLGLNDDSFFFLKDLITDESFVWRGNKNYVKLDPAKAPGHLLVLKKI
- a CDS encoding carbohydrate binding domain-containing protein, with product MKFFLSIATIAVYATAFLSLVACSNDKSMAGIEIGNPTLAEGDTTTTDTTVTDTSSTPDTTVKDTTVKDTAVKKQPALPLVADFSIDYSDINVKALAKGADKDEPILLDTFSLVLTQLRSFSSYYYTSLTVDPVAGLQLWPYEDAPDESLEISFTQGSSIEDPFKDIDLNEEGYLKEMGVGFTPNETMAIFGRILIDNKYVPFVYSLSNFQTLMLRYHYSQIDTAGGKANLSVIFRVKLFTDGIDFSGVEVGEDSVIHIDSKYNSALWNAMNDRFVTSFQPLRYDYTTVAGDAHSEYVIDIWKGIAAKKGQNTIINGNFASPFTTDWILMKQFGGRADTTLIIEKGSNERIMQVDVTTGGKHSYSVQLIQENVALIAGVQYQCVFTIWSNVEGQITARIGSYNTYETVGFQEHVEVHTTGQSVGITFTPEVNDPFARFELNLGGSERTFWIKEVKVLRIN
- a CDS encoding TIGR02147 family protein, yielding MDNGEKLKLVEPDILQYTNYRVFLRDYYEYKKKTSTAFSLRFFAEKAGLSSHAHLKLAIDGKRNITKNTVTKLIHGLGLENQRAAYFESLVFFNQAQTDADKQIYYAQLIKASPRSKLHKMDKAQFRIFQEWHHSVILEMVGLKDFRPIPDQISKRLRGLITPAQVTESLQLLLELGLLVKTANGYRQRDPLITTDDEVQDLMVKMYHLQMLKLSANMLTELPGPERDVSALTFGIKRSDFPNLKKHLQLMRKELLDFSAKAGEAEDVVQINIQLFPLTRGV